The genomic interval CGGTAACACAAGCACCAGCTATTAAATACAGTGCAAACCCCCAAAAGCCAGATGTGTTACGAACACCCAAAACAGCCAATATTATGAGTCCCAGCAATACTAATAAATTTATTCCTGGCGGCACATAATAAATATATTTTCCCGACAGAATGGTCTGGATAGCATTGGCATGCATCTCAACTCCCGGCATTATATTTTGATCAGCAAAAGGAGTAGAATGCAGATCATTTAATTCGGGCATGGTGGCACCTATCAGCACAATTTTGTCCTCAAAAACACCCGACTGCTTGAGCCCAAATCTCGGATCGGAAAAGCTGTTAATCTGAAACGAAGAATCTTCGGACGCTAACACAATCGTTGAATCATCAATAACGGTTTCGTACGAAAAACGAGGAAAGGTTCCCGGGCCACCGAAATAGTTTATCGTCATTAAATTGCTGCTATACAGAGGAATCGAATACGGACCGAATGTTAATTTTTCTGCCGACTTGTCGATATTCTGCTTATCCATGTCATTGAAAAAAGCTAGAAGCTCAAGCCCAAGCGACAGATATCGCTCATCATTATAAGCCATATCCAAAATATATTGGCGGATTTTTGCATCGGCATCTTTGGTTGACCGTACAATACCTACTGGATTCTTATTAGCCGATTGCAGAACCTCATTCGGCCGTACAAATGTAGTAGAGATAGAACTGCTGCCTCTTCCGCGGTTTTGCTTTTCATGCTGGATACTACCCCCTAAAATAACATTGCCATATTTTTTTATAGCACCAGCAAATAGGGTATCATTTGTTAAGCTATAGTTGTCACGCTGATCAAAAATGACATCAAAACCAATAACTTTTGCACCGGCCTCATTAAGGTGTTCAACTAGCTTGGCATGTAAGTTAGTAGGCCAGGGATATTTGTACGGAATTTCTTGATCGGCTTGCTGGCTAATAGATACGATAACAACTGATGAATCTTCGATAGCAACTGGCCCCCGAATCTCATAGAGCTGATCAACTACATTTAGCTTAAGATTATTCACGGGTGAAGAAAAGGAAAGTAAAATCGTTATGAACAAACTAAACAATACAAGGCCCGATAAAATCAAGTAACTTGACCAGTGTTTAAAATTGTTTGTCATAACCTAAAAGTTGAAGATATATCGTGCCTGCAAAAGATAATCATTAGGAATACCCGCCCGGGAAAGTGGATTTGCAACATTTGAATACCGCCCATTCAGTCGCACAGACTGGCGGTCTGTAATATTATACTGTCCACCAATGTTAATAATATAGGCATTACTTTCGGACATAGAGGCAGTGTCTAACACATAATAATCGTCCCTGCTTTCTTGCGGGGTTCCGTTATCAGCTGGATCTAAACTATTTGTTTCCATCGTATTTTTAGTAAAGGCCAGAGAAGCATCCAGGCTCAAGGTATTATCCCAAAAGAACATTGATCCGCCCAGCTGAAAACCCCATATATCGATATTGCTTAGACCACTCCCACTTTCAGTACTATTCCAATTAATGCTCAAAGAGGTTTGGTAAGGTTTATTTTGAAATCGATTTATAATTTGCATTGATAAGCTATTGCTAAGCGTACCCCCAAAGGCCGATACTTGATCATTTGTTTTTGTATATGAATAACTTAGACTGGAATTATGGGTTATGCCCCAGAGAGAAAATTCCTGAGATATTGAGGTATTCAACTGATAGGTATCTGCAGACTGAGGTGTCGGGGCAATAACTGTATCTGTGCCTGTAATATCAAAATTTTGCAGCGCTTTTTTTTGCAGGTTATTTGGGACAAAAGGATTTAACAATGACACATTGTTATCACGCCCCCGGTGCAGAAATCCTACACTTACCTGAGGCAGATCTTGACTAATGGGATACCAACTTACATTCAGGCGCTGTGTATTCGTCGTTGTAGTCGCTCTTTTTGTATTTGATACATTATCCTGCAGATGCTCATAACCAACTGTGAGATAAATGCGATTTCCCATCAGTTGAATCTGATCAGAAATGGTGACACCCGCAATATCACCTCTGATGGTGCGATTAGCCAGTGAATTGTAGCCAGGGCCGACCCACCGGTAACGCACACTTAAATTATTATCAAAATATTTGAGCCCAAGCTTCGACTGAAAAGCGACATTGGAGGTAGGAAATACAATGTCAGACGTAGTTTCTGTACCATTGTTTTCGAAATTAAACGGTAGGGTATTCATATTTTGATTGATAATAATGAGCCAAGACAACCGATCCAGCAGATTTTTTGTACTATTATCCAGAGAAAAACCCAACTGCCCAGCTGTTTCTTTATCTAAAGGACCCCGGCTGATATCATTGTTCAGCAAGCTTATTCCCGCATCAGCCTGTAACATAATCCGACTATCGTCAAATCGCATTTCAAGGTCTGAGGCAGCCACAAAGTTTCCTTTTGGCCGCGGGTTCCCTTCCACACTTAACAAGTCGGGATTTTGAGATAGCTGCTGTTGTTTTGAAGAACTCAAATTCTGAATCAATTGTGGATTTTGATTCATTAAAGAATTAAAACCGTCAATCTCATTGATAGAATTAGTATCATCCTGCACCTTTAAAAAGTTAAGTCCAAACTCAAAACTATCACCGCGCTCAAATCCCAGGCGGGTTCCCGCAATATTACGCTTATAGGTACCACTACCTCCACCCTGAGTACGCAGCACATATGAATTTGCTAAGGTATCCTGCCCAAAAACTTCTGGTTCTTCACTTACATTTTGATAAATATTGTCAATACCGCGCCGCAACTTGCCGTAAATAACACGCAGATTTACGGCATCATGCCACGCATGTAACCCTACATTCAGCCCCTGCATACGCTGACCAGCAATCGTCAATGAATTCAAAGTGGGATAGACATGACCGGCTTCAAATTCAAGCCAATCTCCCACATAAATATTAGCACTGTACCTGTTTTGAGGCTGTAACCGCAAATCTTCTTGGGATGTCAATCGTCCATATAACGAATATGAGATATCACCTCTTTGTCCGGACAACTGAACATTACCGCTTAAAGCATCATTAGAGATGCCCCCGACATCTTGTGTGCGTGCAGCAACTTCTATATTACCCTTTGGCTTCCAGCTCTCATTTTGTTGGCCGGCTTGGTGAACAGCTGTTTCCGGATCTAAAACAGAAAACGACCATTGGGCAATAGTCAATGTCGTATCAGTTTTTAGAAGATTAAATTCTGCAGTGTGATCACCGGCCGAAAGGCCGTCCGGCGAATAGGTATAAAAATAATCGCTGGCATTGGCCTGACCAGTCACATCCTCTCCATCAACCAACATCTGAAATGAGGTGTTTGCGGTATCAATCTCACTAGAATTATAGAATAGCGTCAGTGCTACTACCACATCACTCTTTGATATCGTAGCGCCGGGTTCGGGCGATAAAATTGTATAATCTATGCCTGTCTCTTGAACACGCCGTTCGCGATCTGTTTTATGGGTCTCTACCAGCCGTACACTTACCGGGGATTCAGCCGCCTGCCGTGGATACGTTACCGTTTTACCGTTTTGAAGCTGAATTTTAAAATAATACTCCAATCCCTGTGCTTGTTTATCAGCTATCGAAACAGGAATAACAAAATTTGAACCTTCCAACGTTGCTTTTTTCTGTCGATAGGCTATTTCATTGCTCCCCCGATAAAACAAATACGCTTCCTGTACATCGTTGGGCCTGATACCCGGAGTTGAAAACGAAAGTGTTGTCAACGCTCCCCGCTCAATAACAGTGGGCTGTTGATGGCGCACCTGTGGCTCATCAATATTTTCCGCCTCTACACCGACATGGCTAAACACCAATATTAAACCGAAGAACCATGCCAAGTGGATGTTCTTTATTATACTGTATCCACCCTTGTTCCCCATATATATCCTTTTACGGATTAGTTGTCGTTTTCAAAAACTCTCAGCTTTATAATCTGCTCTTGACCATTATTATCAATAAAGCGCAATTCATAGATAACAGGAGTCAGATCCTTATCCATCTTATCAAAATCTTTTCTCTTGGTTTCGACCTCTTCTTTGCTCAGCTCCCCCGTTTCAATGGATCCGTCCTGCTGCACCTGTCCATACATTTGGTCTGTCAGCGTTGCAGTTTCGTCAGAACCATCAATAAGAAGCTGTACCCGCCCCTCCTGTACCCAAAAATAATTCTTGGATGATGCTCCAAACTCTGTCCCCTTTACCGAGGCTACGGTCGTGCTGGTAGCAACTTCAAAATTTTCGGACGATTGGTTTGCTACATTGAGGAAAATTTCGCCTGTCTCAAGCCCAATGCGTGTATTCGTATTTTGTTTCCCCTCGATCTCTCCCTGAACCACCAATTGTGATTCGGGCTTCACTTTAACCAAACTTTTGTCCATGAACTGCACCAGTGCAAAGCCATTCTCATTGGTACGGAGAGTATCATTATTATAAAGAGGACGACCTCGTTTTTTAACATTCTGTAGCTCTCCGGACTTTTTAATATCCACATTGGGCTTAAACTTTTGTACAAAAGCAAGCGGTCGATCTGCAGGCGGATCGTACACAGATCCCGAAAGCAAAATACTGGCAGCACACATGAAGACAAAAACCTTACCGAACAGCCAAAACTTCTTCATAATAATTACTGATTTTCGATTAAAATAGATACGTCACCTCGCTCTGCTTTCCGATTTAGCTCAATAAGCTGCTGTACCGCCTGACCATCCCGGAATACATTATCATCAACTTTAACAGATTCAAAGGTATATCCATCTTCTCTGAGCTGCTGCAACCGACTGCCCAAAATACTTTGTAAAGCCTTAGAGAACTGCCTGCCTTGCGACGTGGTTACCCGATCCTGATTAGCAGCAAGCGTAAAGTTCCAGATTTCCGATTCTCTGGTTTCAGTACCCGCCGTTGTATTTAATTGCCTGATTACACGCCAATAATATGTTTTGCCGGGTTCCAGTTGTTGCGCGCCGGTATTGGGATACTGAAACCCAGGCTGATCAATCATAACATCCAGCATCTCATAATCTACTAAGGAACCACCGGCAGACACACCATTCTTTTGTGTAGCAGCCGAACTTTCGGCACCTTCCAGCAAAGATTGTGGGCTGTCATTTTCCTTGGACTCAACGACCAGCAGTCTATATCTGCTTGTTGCCTGACCCTGCCATTGAAAGTAAGGGTATGGATTTGCAATACTTTCACCTTCAGCACCACCAGGAGATAACAAATAAAAATCCTGAGAATCTTCAGTCAAATTTGTACCCACTTCCGCTGTTGCAGATGCAACTTTTAGCTGCTGGCCTGAACCCTGAAAAATATTGACAGTTACCCGGTAACGATCAGGCGGCAAAGAACCGGAGCCCTGCAAGCTATTAACAAAATCAGTGCCTGCTGGCGTTAAGTCTCCTTCAAGAATAACCTGTTCTTCAACCCCCGGCAAACCATTGCTTATCGTATTATTCGTTGCATATATCTGCTCACCCGGACCCAAACTAAATGGCTGGCTGCTCCGCTGCGTAGCACGAGCTATAGTACCAATTCTATCTGAATTAACAATCACTTCGAAATAAAGATTTTCGGCAGCTGAGGTTGTATTTTGGTTCCGCAAGAACATTCTAAAGAGGTTGGGGCCGCGGCCATCATTGGTAATAAGTGATTGAACATCAATTGCCTGAGATTGGATAAGCGTTTTGTTTGGCTCAACGCGTAGTTCAAGATCGGCATTTTGCGCTCTCACCTCAGTGGCCCAAAAACTAAAAAGGGCAACACATATAGTTAACAAGGTTAAGTTTCTCATATCGTCCTCCAACTTTTATCTGAATCAACCCCTAATACATATCCTCAATGAAGTTTTCTAAAAAAATGGAACAATTATACTTTAAGCAGGTATCAATAATTAAGAAATGCTGATAAATCAAGAAAAGCAAATAACCTTGATGCGATAGAAGTGGAAAAGTGGAGCTAGAGAGACTTGAACTCTCGACCTCTTGCATGCCATGCAAGCGCTCTAGCCAACTGAGCTATAGCCCCATTTCTGAAATGGATGCAAAACTAAAAAAAATTTTACCAAGATGTTATCTTTTTTATTTAATTTCATTAATGGTTTTACAATAATCTATTTTTAACTATAATAAAGACAGAAAACTCGTAATTAATCGGGCAAAAAGTTTTAGATTATTTACTAAACCCCTATTTTCAAATAGTTTACAAATCAAATCCCAAATATATATCGTATCACGATGATAAATTCAAAATTAATTATACTTGTTTCTTCCCTTTTTCTCGGGATGACATTATTTATAGGTTGTTCCGGATCAGAAGAGTTACGCGCTCCTTCAGAACGTACTATGGAATATCTCCAGTCTCTGGACGATGAAACCTTGCGTTCACTGGATACAGACAGCGATGGTCTTAATGACTATCAGGAAATGAATGAAACCAACACCGATCCTTTGACTGCCGACAGTGATGGCGACGGTCTAAATGACGGTGCTGAAGTAAATGAGTTTAATACCGATCCCAATACTGCTGACAGTGACGGAGACGGCCTTAATGACGGTGAAGAGGTTAACTCTTACAACACCGATCCTAATAATGCTGACAGTGATGGTGACGGCCTAAATGACGGTGAAGAAGTAAACGAATACCGTACCGATCCTAACGCCGCTGATTCTGATGGCGACGGACTCAATGATTATGACGAAATCAACAAACATAATTCTGATCCTAATAAATCAGACTCAGACGGAGATGGATTCTCTGACTCTCAAGAGTTAGAGATGGGTACCAATCTCACAAATGCCGATGACCCTGTTTACCTTAAAAAGAGTGATCTGAAAACGATCAACTTTGCTTTCGACAAGTCTAATATCGATAAGCAGGCGGCTAAGATTTTGAAAGCAAATATCAAAAAGTTGATGAAGACTGATAAGTTCCGCGTTCGTATTGATGCATACACTGACCACGTTGGGGGAGACCAATATAACCTACGTCTCAGTAAGCGACGTGCAGAATCCGTTACACAATTCTATATTGATAACGGAATCTCTAAGGACCGCATCGAATCTCGAGGACTAGGAAAAGCGCCTAAGCCTTGCATGGATATGACGGAAGACAGAGGCTGCCGCAAGAATCGTCGCGCAGAATCTCATCCTTTAAGCAATTTGAAGTATGAGCCAATGAATTAATCTTTATTCATTGACTGACTTATTTTCAAAGGCGATCCTTTCGAGGATCGCCTTTTTTTATTATTTCATTTTATATGCATAATCATATCAAATCGTAACAAAACTTCTTAATAACAGTACAACTGCCTGTTCGTTTTTAGTTCAAAAGGAATTTCCTATGTCTAAAAAATGCAGCGTTTACCTGTTTCTGCTCTTTTTGCTTTTGGCAGGTGGAGTTACACAGGCACAAACAACAATAACAGGTACTATTACCGATGCTAAAACCGGTAAAACACTCCCTTCCGCTAATATTTTAATTAAGAATACTTACCATGGTACCATTACCAATACCAGCGGTAATTTTTCGTTGACCATCCCTGATTCTTTACTGCCAGCCACTCTACTTGTCCGCTACATTGGCTATCAATCAACCATCCGAACGATCAACACCAAATCTGCATCCGAACAAAACTTTGCGCTACAACCTTCCGTCACAGAGATGCAAGAAATCGTAGTTACAGACGAAGATCCGGGAGTACGCATCATGCGTGAAGTCATCAGCCGAAAACAACAATGGCACAAGAAGCTCAATACTTATCGGGCCGATGCATATACCCGACAACGATTAGCTAATGACACGAGTATTGTATCCATAACGGAATCCGTCTCGGAGATTTTTTGGGATAAACAACAAGGTCACCGCGAAGTACTCAAATCAAAACGACAAACAGCGAATATTAAGGCCGGTGAAAATTTTGCCGGCGTCAGTTACCTTCCCAATTTTTATGATGACAATGTGGAAATTGCAGACTTTGAGCTTGTGGGTGTCACTCATCCGAAAGCGCTTGACTACTATAATTTTAAGTTGGTAGGCCAAACCTCGCTGGATAATAAAACCGTCTTTAAAATTAAGGTTACTCCTACTCGCAAATTACAACCCTTGTTCAAGGGCACTGTTTTTGTACTCAAGGATAAATACGCCCTGCTTGAAGTTAAGCTAACTCCCAACGATGTTGTCAACTTTCCCGCTCCCGTCAAATCCTTTAACCTGGACTATAAACAGCAGTTTAATAACTTTGGTAAATCTTTTTGGCTGCCGGTAGATGTCCGTATCAACGGCAAAATTAAGATTTCAATGATCGGTCTCGACTTTCCAAAAATCAATTTTAACCAGATTTCACGTCTTACTAATTACCACGTTAACACGTCACTGCCCGACTCTCTTTATCGGCAAGATGACCTGTTTAGCGTGGACAGTACTACCATCCGTTCCGACTCTCTACTTAACGATCAGATTAATACCGTACCACTTTCAGAGGATGAACAGCAAGCCTATACTACTATCGATAGCTCCGCCACACTGGAAAAGGCATTTAAACCCAGTGGATTTTTATCCGGATTTGTGGATAACAGTGAAGGAAATTCGACTGCTGGCTTTTTCTCATTTTTGAACAGCGTTCCCGGCAAGATAACTCCTGATCTCCGATATAATCGCGTAGATCAGGCTTATATAGGATTAAAGTACAAGATTAACCTTTTTGAACAACTGGAACTTCATACCAACGGGGGCTATAGCACGGGCTATGAAGCCTGGAGTTACGGCGGTGGTGCAGAGTGGAGGTGGCTAAATACTGATATTCTGCAATCTTCTCTGGGATGGAATTACCATGCTGAAACAGCCCTCCAGTCGCCCTCATATATTTACAACCCCTATATTTTGATACTTCCTAACCTGCTAGGCAGCCGCGGCTATTCTGACTACTATCGCTCAGAAGGCTGGCGCAGCTTTCTCGAATTTGGACTTCCTGATAAAGAGTGGGCTATATCTTTCGGCTTTAACGATCAAACAGAAACATCATTAAATACGACAACTGCCTATGATTTTTTAAATAGGGATAATTTTCAAACAAATCGCCCGATTGATGAAGGGCAACTGCATTCTATAGATATTACAGCAGGTTATAATTTAGATAAGAGATATAACTTTGGCATAACCGGCCAAAAATATCTTAAATTTAAGTTTGAGCATTCTTCGCCCACCCTGGGCAGCGACTTTGACTTTAATCAATATACGACTCGGCTTTCATGGTCATTCCCTACCTTTTATCAGCGCCGATTCTTGCCAAATACGCTGGATGTCAATGTCCGAGCCGGTACGTACAGCGGAGACCTTCCACCACAGAAGTTAGGCGTTGTTGATGTATCCCTTGGTGGCTCCAGTCCATTTGGTACGCTAAAAACGGCTCACAGGCGTCCATTTCGGGGTAGCCAATATCTGTCCGTTAACCTGGAACACAATTTCAGGACGGTACCATTTGAAGCCATTGGACTACACCCACTGGTTGAGCGAAATATCAGTATTATCTTATTTGGGGGAGCAGCCAAAACCTGGCCTCAACAACCATCACAAACTTCACCATCTCTACTGAAAACAACCGACGGAGTCCACTGGGAAATAGGAGCATCCTTGAATGGTATATTGGGACTATTTCGCATCGACTTTGCTACCCAAATTAAGCAACCTTCACTGTCGGTAACCGTTAGTACAGCCCGTTTATTTTAGCACGCCTATTTTATCAAATTACAATTCAAAAATATACTTTT from Fodinibius salinus carries:
- a CDS encoding CHASE2 domain-containing protein, producing MTNNFKHWSSYLILSGLVLFSLFITILLSFSSPVNNLKLNVVDQLYEIRGPVAIEDSSVVIVSISQQADQEIPYKYPWPTNLHAKLVEHLNEAGAKVIGFDVIFDQRDNYSLTNDTLFAGAIKKYGNVILGGSIQHEKQNRGRGSSSISTTFVRPNEVLQSANKNPVGIVRSTKDADAKIRQYILDMAYNDERYLSLGLELLAFFNDMDKQNIDKSAEKLTFGPYSIPLYSSNLMTINYFGGPGTFPRFSYETVIDDSTIVLASEDSSFQINSFSDPRFGLKQSGVFEDKIVLIGATMPELNDLHSTPFADQNIMPGVEMHANAIQTILSGKYIYYVPPGINLLVLLGLIILAVLGVRNTSGFWGFALYLIAGACVTAAVLGGFLWFRYVLDFVSMMTALTVGYISMQSYEYVIEQREKRRIRGLFSSYVSPAVVEEMVAHQEEPKLGGDEIYITAFFSDIESFATISEQLPAEQLVKLLNEYLSAMTNILTEHDGTLDKYIGDAIVAFFGAPVPQEDHAYKACVVSQLMQQKLTELQSKWENDDEQWPELVQHMRARIGINTGTIVTGNMGSESRFNYTMMGDDVNLASRCETGSKQYGIYTMVTAATKEEAQQYGDRCVFRLIDRIVVKGRTQPVDVYEIMGLRDHLSEQQFECKEHFEKGIEAYRNRQWDAAHQFFERSLELEQAVTNDQNSNRTNPSAIYLDRCKRMKENPPDKHWDGVYVMKKK
- a CDS encoding FecR family protein, producing the protein MKKFWLFGKVFVFMCAASILLSGSVYDPPADRPLAFVQKFKPNVDIKKSGELQNVKKRGRPLYNNDTLRTNENGFALVQFMDKSLVKVKPESQLVVQGEIEGKQNTNTRIGLETGEIFLNVANQSSENFEVATSTTVASVKGTEFGASSKNYFWVQEGRVQLLIDGSDETATLTDQMYGQVQQDGSIETGELSKEEVETKRKDFDKMDKDLTPVIYELRFIDNNGQEQIIKLRVFENDN
- a CDS encoding OmpA family protein, coding for MINSKLIILVSSLFLGMTLFIGCSGSEELRAPSERTMEYLQSLDDETLRSLDTDSDGLNDYQEMNETNTDPLTADSDGDGLNDGAEVNEFNTDPNTADSDGDGLNDGEEVNSYNTDPNNADSDGDGLNDGEEVNEYRTDPNAADSDGDGLNDYDEINKHNSDPNKSDSDGDGFSDSQELEMGTNLTNADDPVYLKKSDLKTINFAFDKSNIDKQAAKILKANIKKLMKTDKFRVRIDAYTDHVGGDQYNLRLSKRRAESVTQFYIDNGISKDRIESRGLGKAPKPCMDMTEDRGCRKNRRAESHPLSNLKYEPMN
- a CDS encoding DUF5686 and carboxypeptidase-like regulatory domain-containing protein, which translates into the protein MSKKCSVYLFLLFLLLAGGVTQAQTTITGTITDAKTGKTLPSANILIKNTYHGTITNTSGNFSLTIPDSLLPATLLVRYIGYQSTIRTINTKSASEQNFALQPSVTEMQEIVVTDEDPGVRIMREVISRKQQWHKKLNTYRADAYTRQRLANDTSIVSITESVSEIFWDKQQGHREVLKSKRQTANIKAGENFAGVSYLPNFYDDNVEIADFELVGVTHPKALDYYNFKLVGQTSLDNKTVFKIKVTPTRKLQPLFKGTVFVLKDKYALLEVKLTPNDVVNFPAPVKSFNLDYKQQFNNFGKSFWLPVDVRINGKIKISMIGLDFPKINFNQISRLTNYHVNTSLPDSLYRQDDLFSVDSTTIRSDSLLNDQINTVPLSEDEQQAYTTIDSSATLEKAFKPSGFLSGFVDNSEGNSTAGFFSFLNSVPGKITPDLRYNRVDQAYIGLKYKINLFEQLELHTNGGYSTGYEAWSYGGGAEWRWLNTDILQSSLGWNYHAETALQSPSYIYNPYILILPNLLGSRGYSDYYRSEGWRSFLEFGLPDKEWAISFGFNDQTETSLNTTTAYDFLNRDNFQTNRPIDEGQLHSIDITAGYNLDKRYNFGITGQKYLKFKFEHSSPTLGSDFDFNQYTTRLSWSFPTFYQRRFLPNTLDVNVRAGTYSGDLPPQKLGVVDVSLGGSSPFGTLKTAHRRPFRGSQYLSVNLEHNFRTVPFEAIGLHPLVERNISIILFGGAAKTWPQQPSQTSPSLLKTTDGVHWEIGASLNGILGLFRIDFATQIKQPSLSVTVSTARLF